A genomic stretch from Candidatus Hydrogenedentota bacterium includes:
- a CDS encoding alpha/beta hydrolase — protein MKLFRRILKWGVCILLLLVLAVITALCLYGRAPARRPDLATPLPTGVPAPPHGYPSEITSFIAGFLFYDLIPLENAPPVPGVVMTEDIQYGNGGGVPLYLDLYAPESRQGPVPGILLFYGGSWSGGRKDQLRVYAQHFAQNGYVVATPQYRLKEVGRWPNSVHDVKCAIRWMRAHAEENGVDPGRIGVMGNSAGGYLALMAGYTAGMEEFEGDGGWQEQSSAVQAVVDIYGPTDFTDPERRDHPAILAYMNGSYSEDPARFEKASPIRYVTEKTPPTCVIHGTVDMLVPVEQSDWLVEKLKEHGVPHDYSRINGWPHAMDAVQAVNNHTKALALNFFDRHLKNAAEGK, from the coding sequence ATGAAACTGTTCCGCAGGATATTGAAGTGGGGGGTATGCATCCTCCTGTTGCTGGTACTGGCCGTCATCACCGCTTTGTGCCTCTACGGGCGCGCCCCGGCGCGGCGTCCGGATTTGGCGACCCCGCTGCCGACGGGCGTGCCCGCACCGCCGCACGGCTATCCGAGCGAGATAACCTCCTTCATTGCGGGATTCCTTTTTTACGATTTGATCCCCCTGGAAAACGCGCCTCCGGTGCCCGGCGTGGTGATGACCGAGGACATCCAGTACGGGAATGGCGGCGGGGTTCCCCTTTATCTTGACCTCTATGCGCCGGAGTCCCGCCAGGGGCCGGTTCCCGGTATCCTGCTGTTCTACGGGGGAAGCTGGTCCGGGGGGCGGAAAGACCAGCTCCGCGTGTATGCCCAGCATTTCGCCCAGAATGGATATGTGGTGGCGACGCCGCAGTACCGGTTGAAGGAGGTGGGCCGCTGGCCCAATTCGGTGCATGATGTCAAATGCGCAATCCGCTGGATGCGCGCCCATGCGGAGGAGAACGGCGTGGACCCCGGCCGCATCGGCGTCATGGGGAACTCTGCGGGGGGCTACTTGGCGTTGATGGCGGGGTACACGGCGGGCATGGAAGAGTTCGAGGGGGACGGCGGCTGGCAGGAGCAGAGCAGCGCAGTGCAGGCCGTCGTGGACATCTACGGTCCGACCGATTTCACCGACCCCGAACGCAGGGACCATCCGGCCATTCTGGCCTACATGAACGGCTCCTACAGCGAGGACCCGGCGCGCTTTGAAAAGGCGTCGCCCATACGCTATGTGACCGAAAAGACCCCGCCCACCTGCGTCATCCACGGCACGGTTGACATGCTCGTGCCCGTCGAGCAAAGCGACTGGCTTGTTGAAAAGCTCAAAGAGCACGGCGTGCCCCACGACTACAGCCGAATCAACGGGTGGCCGCACGCGATGGACGCTGTCCAGGCGGTCAACAACCACACAAAAGCGCTGGCGCTGAACTTCTTTGACCGCCATCTGAAGAATGCCGCAGAAGGAAAATAG
- a CDS encoding B12-binding domain-containing radical SAM protein → MKNYDITLIVPPMWSTTAPWTASGFLCEALRKRGFRVQFLDYNIQLFHACQSIGFGNLWSDPSFIQNWEDCAFDYLSHIFDLDEIQGGVIGFCATQTGLRSAVTLAKRIRDHFPRRKIIFGGHAVYFPDGATVVPVDVADAICKGEGEEVVCEMLNKDFRRWREIPGLYLPTDKGWVLNQERPPVTDLDQFPWPTYSEVDLSRYTKPYLGLVGSRGCLGRCVFCSERQRFPGHRFRSVANQVDELEYLSSTYPIEHFPYYDSLVNGNYQVLREKAEEIIRRGLKVDYSGNMMVRESMADDLFPLLRKSGFSVAFIGIESGSAATLARMRKRHNPRMAADFLKKCHNAGIRTEINIIIGFPTETETHFQETLDFVRDNRQYIDNIISLNTFGLAHSDLCDKLEEYGIVIDRKFANGNEWHTREHPNDIGVRRARMETFLKLEETLGLRGEYLFSDEHYFGENPPPAPESFLEAYQKADESLAPEDRLKHAASVDRLRLALRLRHRTPVETAVKMVASIRGRGLLKSVRRIREKIRREAMTRRQSP, encoded by the coding sequence ATGAAAAATTATGACATTACCCTGATAGTGCCTCCCATGTGGAGCACGACAGCGCCTTGGACGGCGTCTGGTTTTCTTTGCGAAGCGCTTAGGAAGCGCGGGTTTCGGGTCCAATTTCTGGATTACAACATTCAATTATTCCATGCCTGCCAAAGCATCGGTTTTGGAAATCTTTGGAGCGACCCCTCCTTTATCCAAAACTGGGAGGACTGTGCCTTCGATTATTTGTCGCACATTTTCGATTTGGATGAAATTCAAGGTGGTGTAATCGGATTCTGCGCCACTCAGACAGGGCTGAGAAGCGCGGTGACGCTGGCCAAACGAATACGCGACCATTTTCCCAGGCGAAAAATCATCTTTGGAGGCCATGCGGTTTATTTTCCGGATGGAGCCACAGTGGTGCCGGTTGATGTCGCCGACGCCATCTGCAAAGGCGAGGGGGAGGAAGTGGTATGTGAGATGCTTAATAAAGATTTTAGGCGGTGGCGCGAGATACCCGGACTCTACCTGCCCACGGACAAGGGATGGGTGCTTAACCAGGAAAGGCCGCCTGTGACAGACTTGGACCAGTTTCCCTGGCCCACCTATTCCGAAGTGGATTTGAGCAGATACACTAAACCTTACCTTGGCCTTGTCGGTTCGCGCGGGTGTTTGGGCCGGTGTGTATTCTGCTCAGAGCGCCAGCGGTTCCCCGGCCACAGGTTCCGTTCCGTGGCAAACCAGGTGGATGAACTGGAGTACCTTTCCTCCACCTATCCCATAGAGCACTTCCCCTACTACGACTCTCTGGTTAACGGCAATTACCAGGTTCTTCGGGAAAAGGCGGAGGAGATCATCCGCCGGGGTCTGAAGGTGGACTACAGCGGCAATATGATGGTCCGGGAGTCCATGGCCGACGACCTTTTCCCTTTGTTACGGAAGTCGGGGTTCAGTGTGGCGTTCATCGGCATTGAAAGCGGTTCTGCGGCCACGCTGGCCCGCATGAGAAAGCGCCACAACCCGAGGATGGCGGCTGATTTCCTAAAAAAATGCCACAATGCCGGCATTCGCACCGAGATAAACATCATCATCGGCTTTCCGACGGAAACAGAGACGCATTTCCAGGAAACACTTGATTTCGTCCGGGACAACCGCCAATACATAGACAACATCATCAGCCTGAACACCTTCGGGTTGGCGCATTCTGATTTGTGTGACAAGCTGGAGGAATATGGCATTGTCATTGACAGAAAGTTCGCGAACGGAAATGAATGGCATACTAGGGAACATCCCAATGACATCGGCGTTCGCAGGGCCAGAATGGAAACTTTTCTAAAACTTGAGGAAACGCTCGGGCTTCGCGGTGAATATCTGTTTTCCGATGAACATTATTTTGGGGAGAATCCTCCGCCGGCCCCCGAATCCTTCCTGGAGGCCTACCAAAAGGCCGATGAGTCTCTGGCTCCTGAAGACAGGCTGAAACATGCCGCCTCCGTAGACCGCCTGCGGCTTGCCCTGAGACTGCGCCACCGCACCCCGGTCGAAACGGCTGTAAAAATGGTGGCCAGCATTCGTGGTCGGGGACTGCTCAAATCGGTCCGCCGGATAAGGGAAAAGATTCGCCGGGAAGCCATGACCAGGCGGCAATCTCCGTGA
- a CDS encoding alpha/beta hydrolase, whose translation MYKRAGAAGYITPPLVLVLLLLMGCATHKGEYFDSAGTRLHYSVRGKGEPVILVHGFAMDAERNWRWTGISRALAKDHQVVLIDLRGHGKSDKPHGPAAYGVNMSEDVVRLMDHLHLDRAHVVGYSLGGFITLKLVTTHPERLISAIPCAAGWEKASGENMSKLKSLGESVDGPEGFRPLFAELGLPDRGPLNRAVLCLADRYLRAHNDTVALAAALESISALAVTEAELRANRVPVLSVVGTKDALRPGVDNLDGVMSEHQTVHIRGGNHATTVIRHSFQKAIRDFLEKHRSSPVEALNKK comes from the coding sequence ATGTATAAGAGAGCCGGTGCGGCGGGTTATATAACGCCGCCGCTGGTCTTGGTGCTGCTGTTGCTTATGGGTTGCGCCACGCACAAGGGGGAGTATTTCGATTCGGCGGGCACGCGGTTGCACTATTCAGTGCGGGGGAAAGGGGAACCGGTCATTCTGGTCCACGGCTTTGCCATGGACGCTGAGCGGAACTGGCGCTGGACGGGTATTTCGCGCGCGCTGGCCAAGGACCACCAGGTGGTCCTGATAGATTTGCGGGGCCACGGCAAAAGCGACAAGCCGCACGGCCCCGCAGCCTATGGCGTCAACATGTCCGAGGATGTGGTCCGGCTGATGGACCATCTGCATCTCGACCGCGCCCATGTCGTGGGCTATTCGCTGGGCGGCTTTATCACGCTGAAACTGGTCACGACGCATCCGGAACGCCTGATTAGCGCCATTCCGTGCGCGGCGGGCTGGGAAAAGGCCTCCGGCGAAAACATGTCGAAATTGAAGTCACTGGGGGAGTCCGTGGATGGCCCGGAAGGCTTCCGTCCCCTGTTTGCAGAACTGGGCCTCCCGGACCGGGGTCCGCTCAACCGCGCCGTGCTGTGCCTGGCTGACCGGTATTTGCGGGCGCACAACGACACGGTGGCACTGGCGGCGGCGCTTGAAAGCATTTCGGCCCTGGCGGTGACAGAGGCGGAATTGCGCGCGAACCGGGTTCCGGTGCTTTCAGTGGTGGGCACAAAGGATGCCCTGCGTCCCGGCGTGGACAATCTGGACGGGGTTATGTCAGAGCACCAGACCGTGCACATTCGCGGTGGCAACCACGCCACCACGGTGATCCGGCACAGTTTTCAAAAGGCCATCCGGGACTTTCTCGAAAAACACCGCAGTTCTCCGGTGGAGGCACTGAACAAGAAATAG